The following are encoded together in the Bradyrhizobium algeriense genome:
- the acnA gene encoding aconitate hydratase AcnA, translated as MTSLDSFKCRKTLKVGSKTYVYYSLPAAEKNGLKGISKLPYSMKVLLENLLRNEDDRTVKKADIIAVSKWLRKRKLEHEVAFRPARVLMQDFTGVPAVVDLAAMRNAMQALGGDAEKINPLVPVDLVIDHSVIVNFFGDNKAFGKNVVEEYKQNQERYEFLKWGQKAFSNFSVVPPGTGICHQVNLEYLAQTVWTRKQKMTVGKKTGTFEVAYPDSLVGTDSHTTMVNGLAVLGWGVGGIEAEACMLGQPLSMLLPEVVGFKLKGQLKEGVTATDLVLTVTQMLRKQGVVGKFVEFFGPGLDFLSVADKATIGNMAPEYGATCGFFPVDAATIDYLKTSGRKADRVALVSAYAKAQGLFRTAKSTDPVFTETLTLDLGDVVPSMAGPKRPEGRVALPAVSTGFATALAGEYKKPEGAENRYSVENRDFDLGHGDVVIAAITSCTNTSNPSVLIGAGLLARNAAAKGLKAKPWVKTSLAPGSQVVAEYLSNSGLQKELDKVGFNLIGFGCTTCIGNSGPLPEEISKSINDNGIVAAAVLSGNRNFEGRVSPDVQANYLASPPLVVAYALAGTVTKDLAVEPIGEGKDGKPVYLRDIWPTTKEINAFMKKFVTATIFKKRYADVFKGDTNWRKIKTVESETYRWNMSSTYVQNPPYFEGMKKQPDPIVDVVDARILAMFGDKITTDHISPAGSIKLTSPAGKFLSEHQVRPADFNQYGTRRGNHEIMMRGTFANIRIKNFMLKGADGNIPEGGLTKHWPDGEQMSIYDAAMQYQQESVPLVVFAGAEYGNGSSRDWAAKGTRLLGVRAVICQSFERIHRSNLVGMGVLPLTFEDGTSWTSLGLKGDEKVTIRGLQGDLKPRQTLTAEIVSGDGALQRVPLLCRIDTLDELEYYRNGGILHYVLRKLAA; from the coding sequence ATGACCTCGCTCGACAGCTTCAAATGCCGCAAGACCCTCAAGGTCGGCAGCAAGACCTACGTGTATTACAGCCTGCCCGCCGCCGAGAAGAACGGTCTGAAGGGAATTTCCAAGCTGCCCTATTCGATGAAGGTGCTGTTGGAAAACCTGCTGCGCAACGAGGACGACCGCACGGTCAAGAAGGCCGATATCATTGCGGTGTCGAAATGGCTGCGCAAGCGCAAGCTCGAGCATGAAGTCGCGTTCCGCCCAGCGCGCGTCCTGATGCAGGATTTCACCGGCGTGCCGGCGGTGGTCGATCTCGCCGCGATGCGCAACGCGATGCAGGCGCTCGGCGGCGACGCCGAGAAGATCAACCCGCTGGTGCCGGTCGATCTCGTCATCGACCACTCGGTGATCGTCAACTTCTTCGGCGACAACAAGGCGTTCGGCAAGAACGTGGTTGAGGAATACAAGCAGAACCAGGAACGCTACGAGTTCCTGAAATGGGGCCAGAAGGCGTTTTCGAACTTCTCCGTGGTGCCGCCCGGCACCGGCATCTGCCACCAGGTCAATCTCGAATATCTCGCGCAGACGGTGTGGACCAGGAAGCAGAAGATGACGGTCGGCAAGAAGACCGGCACCTTTGAAGTCGCCTATCCGGATTCGCTCGTCGGCACCGACTCGCACACGACAATGGTCAACGGCCTCGCCGTGCTCGGCTGGGGCGTCGGCGGCATCGAGGCGGAAGCCTGCATGCTCGGCCAGCCGCTGTCGATGCTGCTGCCCGAAGTGGTGGGCTTCAAGCTCAAGGGCCAGCTCAAGGAGGGCGTCACCGCGACGGACCTCGTGCTGACGGTGACGCAGATGCTGCGCAAGCAGGGCGTGGTCGGCAAGTTCGTCGAATTCTTCGGCCCCGGCCTCGACTTCCTCTCGGTGGCCGACAAGGCGACCATCGGCAACATGGCGCCGGAATATGGCGCGACCTGCGGCTTCTTCCCGGTCGACGCCGCGACCATCGATTACCTCAAGACCTCCGGTCGCAAGGCGGATCGCGTCGCGCTGGTTTCGGCCTACGCCAAGGCGCAGGGCCTGTTCCGCACCGCGAAATCAACTGATCCCGTGTTCACGGAAACGCTGACGCTCGATCTCGGGGATGTCGTGCCGTCGATGGCCGGCCCGAAGCGCCCCGAAGGCCGTGTCGCGCTCCCTGCAGTTTCCACCGGCTTCGCGACAGCGCTGGCCGGCGAATACAAGAAGCCGGAAGGCGCCGAGAACCGCTATTCGGTCGAGAACCGCGACTTCGATCTCGGCCATGGCGACGTCGTGATCGCTGCGATCACCTCCTGCACCAACACCTCCAACCCGAGCGTGCTGATCGGCGCGGGCCTGCTCGCGCGCAACGCTGCCGCCAAGGGCTTGAAGGCAAAGCCGTGGGTGAAGACCTCGCTTGCGCCCGGAAGCCAGGTGGTCGCGGAATATCTTTCCAATTCCGGCCTGCAGAAGGAACTCGACAAGGTCGGCTTTAACCTGATCGGCTTCGGCTGCACGACCTGCATCGGCAATTCGGGTCCGCTGCCGGAGGAGATTTCGAAGTCGATCAACGACAACGGCATCGTCGCCGCCGCCGTGCTGTCGGGCAACCGCAATTTTGAGGGCCGCGTCTCGCCGGATGTGCAGGCCAACTACCTGGCCTCGCCGCCGCTGGTCGTGGCTTATGCGCTGGCGGGAACGGTGACAAAGGACCTCGCGGTCGAGCCGATCGGCGAGGGCAAGGACGGCAAGCCGGTGTACCTGAGGGACATCTGGCCGACGACCAAGGAGATCAACGCCTTCATGAAGAAGTTCGTGACGGCCACGATCTTCAAGAAGCGCTATGCCGACGTGTTCAAGGGCGACACCAACTGGCGCAAGATCAAGACGGTCGAGAGCGAGACCTACCGCTGGAACATGAGCTCGACCTATGTGCAGAACCCGCCCTATTTCGAAGGCATGAAGAAGCAGCCCGACCCCATCGTCGACGTGGTCGATGCGCGGATTCTGGCGATGTTCGGCGACAAGATCACCACCGACCACATCTCGCCGGCCGGTTCGATCAAGCTGACTTCGCCTGCCGGAAAATTCCTCAGCGAGCATCAGGTGCGTCCCGCCGACTTCAACCAGTACGGCACGCGGCGCGGCAATCACGAAATCATGATGCGCGGCACCTTCGCCAACATCCGCATCAAGAACTTCATGCTGAAGGGCGCCGACGGCAATATTCCGGAAGGCGGCCTTACCAAGCACTGGCCAGACGGCGAGCAGATGTCGATCTACGACGCGGCGATGCAGTACCAGCAGGAGAGCGTGCCGCTGGTGGTGTTCGCCGGCGCCGAATACGGCAACGGTTCGTCGCGCGACTGGGCCGCCAAGGGCACCCGCCTGCTCGGCGTCCGCGCCGTGATCTGCCAAAGCTTCGAGCGCATCCATCGCTCCAACCTGGTCGGCATGGGCGTGCTGCCGCTCACCTTTGAGGACGGCACGTCGTGGACATCGTTGGGCCTGAAGGGCGACGAAAAGGTGACGATCCGAGGCCTGCAGGGCGACCTGAAGCCGCGTCAGACCCTGACGGCCGAGATCGTCTCTGGTGATGGCGCGCTGCAGCGCGTGCCGCTGCTTTGTCGCATCGATACCCTCGACGAACTCGAGTACTACCGAAACGGCGGCATTCTGCATTATGTGCTGCGCAAACTTGCCGCCTAA
- a CDS encoding DUF1223 domain-containing protein encodes MIAMMAYSGISRWSGALSVCAIIAVIRPAHADPRAVVELFTSQGCSSCPPADQIVGELAKDPNVIALSMPIDYWDYLGWKDTLADSRFSARQKAYSHVRGDRNLYTPQMIVNGSAQVIGSDRAAIEGAIKNTSKAEGVMSVPVTMTLSGKLINVSVEASKVSATGRGEVWLCSVSRAVPISIGRGENRGQQITYYNVVRNIVKVGDWNGGAGSWTVPLENISRDGVDAAVVYVQDGNREKPGPMLGAAFTALR; translated from the coding sequence ATGATAGCGATGATGGCCTATAGCGGCATATCGCGATGGTCCGGTGCGCTCAGCGTCTGCGCGATCATTGCCGTGATCCGCCCGGCTCATGCCGATCCGCGCGCCGTGGTCGAACTGTTTACGTCGCAGGGTTGTTCGTCGTGTCCGCCGGCCGATCAGATCGTCGGCGAACTCGCCAAGGACCCCAACGTGATCGCGCTGAGCATGCCGATCGACTACTGGGACTATCTTGGCTGGAAGGACACGCTGGCGGACTCGCGTTTCAGCGCGCGTCAGAAAGCCTACTCGCATGTACGCGGCGACCGCAACCTCTACACGCCGCAGATGATCGTTAACGGCTCGGCGCAGGTGATCGGCAGCGATCGTGCCGCCATCGAAGGCGCCATCAAGAACACGAGCAAGGCCGAGGGCGTGATGTCGGTGCCGGTGACGATGACGTTGTCAGGCAAGCTGATCAACGTGTCGGTCGAGGCGAGCAAGGTGTCGGCGACCGGGCGCGGCGAAGTCTGGCTTTGCTCGGTCTCGCGGGCGGTGCCGATTTCGATCGGGCGCGGCGAGAATCGCGGCCAACAAATCACCTACTACAACGTGGTGCGCAATATCGTGAAGGTCGGCGACTGGAACGGCGGCGCAGGAAGCTGGACCGTTCCGCTGGAAAATATTTCCCGCGACGGCGTCGATGCCGCGGTCGTCTATGTCCAGGACGGCAACCGCGAAAAGCCGGGCCCGATGCTCGGCGCTGCCTTCACCGCGCTGCGCTAG
- a CDS encoding DUF2794 domain-containing protein encodes MSSISEDTDPSESRAVARTATATPPPNRVTFNRLELNRILNLYGRMVADGEWRDYAIDFLKDRAVFSVFRRASEVPIYRIEKDPRLARKQGMYSVISATGLILRRGHELERVLLVIDRKLALV; translated from the coding sequence ATGAGCTCGATATCGGAGGACACCGATCCAAGCGAGAGCCGCGCAGTGGCGCGGACCGCCACTGCAACTCCCCCGCCGAATCGTGTCACGTTCAATCGTCTCGAACTCAACCGTATCCTCAATCTGTATGGGCGCATGGTCGCCGACGGCGAATGGCGCGACTATGCCATCGACTTTCTGAAAGACCGCGCGGTGTTCTCGGTATTCCGCCGCGCCTCCGAGGTTCCAATCTACCGCATCGAGAAAGATCCGCGGCTCGCGCGCAAGCAGGGCATGTACAGCGTGATATCGGCGACCGGGCTGATCCTGCGCCGCGGCCACGAACTCGAGCGCGTGCTGCTGGTGATCGACCGCAAGCTGGCGCTGGTGTAG
- a CDS encoding N-acetyltransferase family protein — translation MSVPEIRSATEADLPAITEIYEHAVRYGTATFELIPPDLAEMTRRFRVLMDSGFPYFVAVVEGRVIGYAYAGPYRPRPAYRFTVENSIYLQPSTQRRGIGLQLLQRLIPECEARGYRQMIAVIGDSANAGSIGLHTKCGFQMIGTHANVGLKFGRWLDTVMMQRALGEGGSTVPGD, via the coding sequence ATGTCCGTTCCCGAAATTCGCTCCGCCACCGAGGCCGACCTCCCCGCCATCACCGAAATCTACGAGCACGCGGTACGCTACGGCACCGCGACGTTCGAGCTGATCCCTCCCGATCTCGCCGAGATGACCCGGCGATTCAGGGTGCTGATGGACAGCGGTTTTCCCTATTTCGTTGCCGTGGTCGAAGGCCGCGTGATCGGCTACGCCTATGCGGGGCCCTATCGCCCGCGGCCGGCCTACCGTTTTACAGTGGAGAATTCCATCTATCTGCAACCCTCGACCCAACGCCGCGGTATCGGCCTGCAATTGTTGCAGCGGCTGATCCCCGAATGCGAGGCGCGCGGCTACCGGCAGATGATCGCCGTGATCGGCGATTCCGCCAATGCCGGCTCGATCGGCCTTCACACCAAATGCGGGTTCCAGATGATCGGGACGCACGCCAATGTCGGCCTCAAGTTCGGCCGCTGGCTCGACACCGTGATGATGCAGCGCGCGCTCGGTGAAGGCGGATCGACGGTGCCGGGGGATTGA
- a CDS encoding Bax inhibitor-1/YccA family protein codes for MSDLDRNYVSPFGRAAGRVDAAAVDAGLRAYMLRIYNYMSIGLAITGLAALGVYMAAVTTDQAGAVARFGNAYLTQFGYAMYVSPLKWLFILAPLAMVFAISAGINRLRPATAQMLFWVFSALMGISLSSIFLVYTHTSIVRVFFITAATFGALSLYGYTTKRDMSGMGSFLFMGLIGVIIASLVNLFLASSMLQFIVSVVGVLVFAGLTAWDTQRLKNDYIYGYASEGGEIAEKAAITGALSLYLNFINLFTLLLQLLGQRD; via the coding sequence ATGTCGGACCTAGACCGTAACTACGTATCTCCTTTCGGCCGGGCCGCCGGACGCGTTGACGCTGCGGCAGTCGATGCCGGTCTGCGCGCCTACATGCTGCGCATCTACAACTACATGAGCATCGGCCTGGCGATCACCGGCCTTGCCGCGCTCGGCGTCTACATGGCTGCGGTGACCACCGATCAGGCCGGCGCCGTCGCCCGGTTCGGCAATGCCTACCTGACGCAGTTCGGCTACGCGATGTATGTCAGCCCCCTGAAGTGGCTGTTCATCCTCGCGCCGCTGGCCATGGTGTTCGCGATTTCGGCCGGCATTAACCGGCTGCGGCCTGCGACCGCCCAGATGCTGTTCTGGGTGTTCTCGGCGCTGATGGGCATTTCGCTGTCGTCGATCTTCCTGGTGTATACGCATACCTCGATCGTGCGGGTGTTCTTCATCACCGCGGCCACGTTCGGCGCACTGAGCCTCTACGGCTACACCACCAAGCGTGACATGAGCGGCATGGGGTCGTTCCTGTTCATGGGCCTGATCGGCGTCATCATCGCGAGCCTGGTCAACCTGTTCCTGGCGAGCTCGATGCTGCAGTTCATCGTCTCGGTGGTCGGCGTGCTGGTGTTCGCGGGCCTCACCGCCTGGGATACCCAGCGGCTGAAGAACGACTACATCTACGGCTACGCCTCTGAAGGCGGCGAGATTGCAGAGAAAGCGGCGATTACCGGTGCATTGTCGCTCTACCTGAACTTCATCAACCTGTTCACGCTGCTGTTGCAGCTGCTCGGCCAGCGCGACTAG
- a CDS encoding ABC transporter permease, producing MSVISEPAYRSRASSLAVRYALRELRSGLRGFYVFIACIALGVMAIAGVGSVAASLSEGLTREGRTLLGGDVAFSLIQREAKPEEIAFLGARGQVSVAAALRVMARSNDGKLALVELKAVDGNYPMLGQVTLEPKMPMADLMAERDGAFGAAVDSTLLARLDLKLGDRITIGNASLQIRSVVVAEPDKLAGNVGLGPRVLVSEASLRASGLLQPGSLVRWIYRVKLPDNAADDRSANQMIESARSALPEAGWWIRSSSNASPQLERTINRFTQFLTLVGLAALLVGGVGVANAVKSHIDRRRDVIASFKALGATGRDVFTIYLTQVILLAAVGSVIGLAAGAALPFLIVGVFGKLLPLPVIPALHFDELALSFVYGLLTALAFGLWPLGRVHDVPVAALFREEVAREWHRPRWSYLALMAVVIALLVAVAIGLAYDKRVAAVFVVSSVAVFALLRGVAAGLMALARRMPRSRITMLRLAIANIYRPGALTPSVVMSLGLGLAVLVTITQIDGNLRRQFLAALPEKAPSFYFIDIPTADADRFGAFLKQVAPQSTVEDVPMLRGRIVAARGVKADELKPSQDSEWVLQSDRGLTYTGEVPKGSKVVEGEWWRADYSGPPLVSLEKKIADGLKLKIGDEIVVNVLGRDIPARISNLRNVDWQGLGINFVLVFSPNAFKGAPHSHVATLSEVHPDAAGDARIIKQVADAFPMVTSVRVREALETVGTVITNLVLAIRGASAVTLISAILVLGGALAAGHRHRVYDAVILKTLGATRARLLGAYALEYLMIGLATAVFGVIAGSIAAWLIVTRLMTLGFIWQAGSAAGVVAAALIVTVGLGLAGTLLALNQKPASVLRNL from the coding sequence ATGAGCGTCATTTCCGAACCGGCCTATCGGAGCCGCGCGTCATCCCTTGCCGTGCGCTACGCGCTTCGCGAACTGCGTAGCGGCTTGCGCGGCTTTTATGTCTTCATCGCCTGCATCGCGCTTGGCGTGATGGCGATTGCCGGCGTCGGCTCGGTCGCAGCCAGCCTCAGCGAAGGTTTGACGCGCGAGGGCCGCACGCTGCTCGGCGGCGACGTGGCGTTCTCGCTGATCCAGCGCGAGGCCAAGCCGGAGGAAATCGCATTCCTGGGCGCGCGCGGCCAGGTTTCGGTGGCGGCGGCGCTGCGCGTGATGGCCCGCAGTAACGACGGCAAGCTGGCGCTGGTCGAACTCAAGGCGGTGGATGGCAACTACCCGATGCTCGGGCAGGTGACGCTCGAGCCCAAAATGCCGATGGCGGATCTCATGGCCGAGCGCGACGGCGCATTCGGCGCCGCGGTCGATTCCACGCTGCTGGCGCGGCTCGATCTGAAGCTTGGCGACCGCATCACAATCGGCAATGCCAGCCTCCAGATCCGCAGCGTCGTTGTCGCCGAGCCGGACAAGCTCGCCGGCAATGTCGGATTGGGCCCGCGCGTTCTCGTCAGCGAAGCGAGCCTGCGCGCCTCCGGCTTGCTGCAGCCCGGCAGCCTGGTGCGCTGGATCTACCGCGTGAAGCTGCCGGACAATGCGGCCGACGATCGCTCCGCCAACCAAATGATCGAGAGCGCGCGCAGCGCCCTGCCGGAAGCCGGCTGGTGGATCCGCAGCAGCAGCAATGCCTCGCCGCAGCTCGAACGAACCATCAATCGCTTCACCCAGTTCCTGACGCTGGTCGGCCTCGCCGCACTTCTGGTCGGCGGCGTCGGCGTTGCCAACGCGGTCAAGAGCCATATCGATCGCCGCCGCGACGTCATCGCCTCGTTCAAGGCGCTGGGCGCCACCGGGCGCGACGTCTTCACGATTTATCTGACGCAGGTGATCCTGCTCGCCGCGGTCGGCTCGGTGATCGGGCTCGCCGCCGGCGCGGCGTTGCCGTTCCTCATCGTCGGCGTGTTCGGCAAGCTGCTGCCATTGCCGGTGATCCCTGCCCTGCATTTCGATGAGCTGGCGCTGTCGTTCGTCTATGGCCTGCTCACCGCGCTCGCCTTCGGACTATGGCCGCTCGGCCGGGTGCATGACGTGCCGGTCGCAGCGCTGTTTCGCGAGGAGGTCGCGCGCGAATGGCACCGGCCGCGCTGGAGCTACCTCGCGCTGATGGCGGTGGTGATCGCGCTGCTGGTCGCGGTCGCCATCGGGCTTGCCTATGACAAGCGGGTCGCGGCCGTGTTCGTCGTCTCTTCGGTGGCGGTGTTCGCGCTTCTGCGCGGCGTCGCTGCCGGGCTGATGGCGCTGGCGCGCCGCATGCCACGATCCCGAATCACCATGCTGCGGCTGGCGATCGCCAACATCTACCGGCCCGGCGCGCTGACGCCCTCGGTCGTGATGTCGCTCGGCCTCGGGCTCGCGGTCCTCGTCACCATCACCCAGATCGACGGCAATCTGCGCCGGCAATTTCTGGCGGCGTTGCCGGAGAAAGCACCCTCGTTCTATTTCATCGACATTCCGACGGCCGATGCCGACCGCTTCGGCGCCTTCCTCAAACAGGTCGCGCCGCAATCGACGGTTGAAGACGTGCCGATGTTGCGCGGACGCATCGTCGCCGCCCGGGGCGTCAAGGCCGACGAGCTCAAGCCCTCGCAGGATTCCGAATGGGTGCTGCAGAGCGACCGCGGCCTGACCTATACCGGCGAAGTCCCGAAAGGCTCGAAGGTTGTCGAGGGCGAATGGTGGCGCGCCGACTATAGCGGCCCGCCGCTGGTCTCCCTGGAGAAGAAGATCGCCGACGGGCTAAAACTCAAGATCGGCGACGAAATCGTGGTCAACGTGCTCGGCCGCGACATTCCGGCCCGGATCAGCAACCTGCGCAACGTCGACTGGCAGGGGCTCGGCATCAATTTCGTGCTGGTGTTCTCGCCCAATGCTTTCAAGGGCGCGCCGCACAGCCATGTTGCGACCCTGTCCGAAGTCCATCCGGACGCCGCCGGCGACGCCCGGATCATCAAACAGGTCGCGGACGCCTTCCCGATGGTCACCAGCGTGCGGGTCCGTGAGGCGCTGGAAACCGTCGGCACCGTCATCACCAACCTCGTGCTCGCCATCCGCGGCGCCAGCGCGGTGACGCTGATCTCGGCGATCCTGGTGCTGGGCGGCGCGCTGGCGGCCGGCCACCGCCACCGGGTCTACGACGCGGTCATTCTGAAGACGCTCGGCGCGACCCGGGCGCGGCTGCTCGGCGCCTACGCGCTGGAATACCTGATGATCGGCCTCGCCACGGCGGTTTTCGGCGTGATCGCGGGCTCGATCGCGGCCTGGCTGATCGTGACCCGGCTGATGACGCTCGGTTTCATCTGGCAGGCCGGCAGCGCCGCAGGCGTGGTCGCCGCCGCCCTCATCGTCACGGTAGGACTGGGGCTCGCCGGGACGTTGTTGGCCCTGAACCAGAAGCCGGCCAGCGTGTTGCGGAATTTGTGA
- a CDS encoding ABC transporter ATP-binding protein, whose product MDSLIEPSSLAGVEPDTIAISNVNLSLGSGAARVHILKDISLSVAPGEAIGLIGPSGSGKSTLLMVMAGLERPDSGEVVVNGTPFNALDEDALARFRGRQVGIVFQSFHLIPTMTALENVAVPLELAGNPDAAARAAQELASVGLGDRLHHYPTQLSGGEQQRVALARALAPDPAILVADEPTGNLDETTGKQIVDLLFTKHAERGMTLVLVTHDSSLAQRCDRVVRLRSGRIDGHS is encoded by the coding sequence ATGGACAGTCTCATCGAACCCTCTTCACTGGCCGGCGTCGAGCCGGACACCATTGCCATTTCCAATGTCAACCTCTCGCTCGGCTCAGGTGCCGCCCGCGTTCATATCCTGAAAGATATCAGCCTTAGTGTGGCACCGGGGGAGGCGATCGGCCTGATCGGCCCGTCAGGCTCGGGCAAATCGACCTTGCTGATGGTGATGGCGGGGCTGGAACGTCCTGACAGCGGAGAGGTGGTGGTCAACGGCACTCCGTTCAATGCCCTCGACGAGGATGCGCTGGCGCGCTTCCGCGGCCGCCAGGTCGGCATCGTGTTCCAGTCGTTTCATCTGATCCCGACCATGACGGCGCTGGAAAACGTCGCGGTGCCGCTGGAGCTCGCCGGCAATCCTGACGCGGCAGCACGCGCGGCGCAGGAGTTGGCGTCGGTCGGGCTCGGCGATCGGCTGCATCATTATCCGACGCAATTGTCGGGTGGTGAGCAGCAGCGCGTGGCGCTGGCCCGCGCGCTGGCGCCAGATCCCGCCATTCTCGTTGCGGACGAGCCGACCGGCAATCTCGATGAAACCACCGGCAAGCAGATCGTCGATCTCCTGTTCACCAAGCACGCCGAGCGCGGCATGACCCTGGTGCTGGTAACGCACGATAGTTCGCTGGCGCAGCGCTGCGACCGCGTCGTGCGGCTGCGCTCGGGCCGGATCGACGGCCATTCATGA
- a CDS encoding arylesterase, producing the protein MARSYGTYATRVEGLKRMFAHIRVLIMALMTAGPVFAQSQVHSPATAPAKPVKMVVLGDSLSAGLGLQATAAFPARLQKALSDKGIKVDMINAGVSGDTSSGGRDRLDWSIPEGTEAVILELGANDALRGIDPAVTRTALTEILTRLKARKIAVLLCGMLAPPNYGSEYAARFNAIYPELSKSFGVPLYPFFLEGVAADAKLNQADGLHPTAEGVDVIVKNILPMVEAFLGTISRQPS; encoded by the coding sequence ATGGCTCGGTCATATGGCACTTACGCCACTCGGGTCGAGGGCTTGAAACGGATGTTTGCGCACATACGCGTGTTGATTATGGCTTTGATGACGGCCGGACCGGTTTTTGCCCAGTCCCAAGTCCATTCTCCTGCCACCGCACCCGCCAAACCGGTCAAAATGGTCGTCCTCGGCGATTCCTTGAGCGCCGGCCTCGGCCTGCAGGCCACGGCGGCGTTCCCCGCCCGCCTACAAAAAGCTTTGAGCGACAAAGGGATAAAGGTCGACATGATCAATGCCGGGGTGTCCGGCGATACCTCGTCCGGCGGCCGCGACCGGCTGGACTGGTCGATCCCTGAGGGAACCGAGGCGGTGATTCTCGAACTTGGCGCCAACGACGCGCTGCGCGGCATCGACCCCGCCGTCACCCGAACGGCATTGACTGAAATCCTGACGCGACTGAAGGCGCGCAAGATCGCCGTTCTGCTGTGCGGAATGCTTGCGCCGCCCAATTACGGCAGCGAATACGCCGCGCGCTTCAACGCGATCTATCCGGAGCTTTCCAAATCCTTCGGCGTCCCGCTCTACCCGTTCTTCCTGGAAGGGGTCGCGGCAGACGCCAAACTCAACCAGGCGGACGGGCTGCATCCGACCGCCGAGGGCGTCGATGTCATCGTGAAAAATATTCTGCCTATGGTGGAGGCATTTCTCGGCACGATCTCGAGGCAACCGAGTTGA
- the thpR gene encoding RNA 2',3'-cyclic phosphodiesterase, translated as MPRLFAGLEIPAEIGQSLSNLRGGLPGARWIDPENYHVTLRFIGDIDGMSANEIASMLFRINRKPFEVKVQGLQSFGGKKPRAVVASVEPSRPLIELQAELERLMQRIGLDPEGRKFTPHVTLARLHDASSQDVADYLSVRGYFPSRTFMASRFVLFSSRASTGGGPYVVEDSYALSA; from the coding sequence ATGCCGCGTTTGTTTGCTGGACTGGAAATTCCGGCCGAGATCGGCCAGAGCCTTTCCAATTTGCGTGGCGGCCTTCCTGGCGCACGCTGGATCGATCCCGAAAATTACCACGTCACCTTGCGCTTCATCGGCGATATCGACGGCATGTCGGCGAATGAAATCGCCTCGATGCTGTTTCGGATCAACCGCAAGCCGTTCGAGGTCAAGGTGCAGGGCCTGCAGAGTTTTGGCGGCAAGAAGCCACGCGCGGTGGTCGCTTCCGTCGAGCCGAGCCGGCCGCTGATCGAGCTGCAGGCCGAACTCGAACGGCTGATGCAGCGGATCGGGCTCGATCCCGAGGGCCGAAAATTCACGCCGCACGTGACGCTGGCGCGGCTGCACGATGCGTCGAGCCAGGACGTGGCCGATTATCTCTCGGTGCGCGGCTACTTTCCGAGCCGGACGTTCATGGCCTCCCGCTTCGTGCTGTTTTCGTCGCGCGCCTCCACCGGCGGCGGCCCCTATGTGGTCGAGGATTCCTACGCGCTGAGTGCGTGA